Proteins encoded by one window of Roseibium sp. Sym1:
- a CDS encoding ArnT family glycosyltransferase — MTLRTTSGQTKLTPFYATAPGVWVIVAAWGLAHLLLRAMSTPVLGTDDMFENVLVQTLEPGYMLRQPPLYEWLLWSAQQVFGPTIWAALVVKYGLISVAALFLFLIARKAIADPRLAALCVFSYSLFYQFGWNLHEGVTHTVVLTTACAMSAFFFLKALETRRLGYYLLFGAAVGAGLLGKHSYPLFALALLLAAASDPAWRVRLRIGGLLLVPLAAALVYSPYALWILDEGLRLFASVSDTMGVSAGTSHLARSLEGLAKLAFGLLGFSVPLVPVLLVLFWQRYLGRKQAQVPSVTDAARLCGRTVLAMIALTALLIAVTGATYVKERHMHPLLLLLPIFLFADLERYGFQRQWRWLCAVLLAFVAIAILARVPGLLAPDRFWCGGNCRHMKPYADLRLPLEDLGAARATLIADNGYTGGNLRVLFPGARLVTKAIPARTPPRDKCLFVWEEGDERPVASAEERYLRNAFWAAARPRSATYLNGAWPHLWRAPGWRTTWWGVAELEPDDPMCR, encoded by the coding sequence ATGACACTTCGAACGACCTCCGGCCAGACCAAGCTGACGCCCTTCTACGCCACTGCACCGGGTGTCTGGGTCATCGTCGCGGCCTGGGGGCTCGCGCATCTTCTCTTGCGCGCCATGTCCACGCCGGTGCTCGGCACGGACGACATGTTCGAAAACGTGCTCGTCCAGACGCTGGAACCTGGCTACATGCTGCGCCAGCCGCCGCTTTACGAATGGCTGCTCTGGTCGGCACAACAGGTTTTCGGGCCGACGATATGGGCGGCGCTTGTCGTCAAATACGGCCTGATTTCGGTTGCAGCGCTGTTCCTTTTCCTGATCGCCCGCAAGGCAATCGCAGACCCGCGTCTTGCCGCGCTGTGTGTCTTTTCCTATTCGCTGTTCTACCAGTTCGGCTGGAACCTGCATGAAGGCGTGACGCATACCGTCGTCCTGACCACCGCCTGCGCCATGAGCGCCTTCTTCTTTCTGAAGGCATTGGAGACGCGGCGGCTCGGCTATTACCTGCTTTTCGGGGCCGCCGTGGGGGCCGGTCTGCTCGGCAAGCACTCCTATCCGCTGTTTGCGCTGGCCCTGCTGCTGGCGGCCGCAAGCGATCCGGCCTGGCGCGTCCGGCTGCGGATTGGCGGCCTGCTGCTGGTGCCGCTGGCCGCCGCCCTGGTCTACAGTCCCTATGCCCTGTGGATCCTCGACGAGGGACTCAGGCTGTTCGCCTCCGTGTCCGACACGATGGGTGTATCGGCCGGAACGTCGCATCTTGCCCGGTCTCTGGAAGGTCTCGCCAAGCTCGCCTTCGGCCTACTGGGGTTTTCGGTGCCGCTGGTGCCGGTCCTGCTCGTCCTGTTCTGGCAGCGGTATCTCGGCCGCAAGCAAGCGCAGGTGCCCTCCGTGACCGATGCCGCGCGCCTGTGCGGCCGCACGGTGCTGGCGATGATCGCGTTGACCGCTCTGCTGATCGCCGTCACCGGGGCGACCTATGTCAAGGAGCGGCACATGCATCCGCTTCTTCTTCTGCTGCCGATCTTCCTGTTTGCCGATCTGGAGCGCTACGGCTTTCAGCGCCAGTGGCGCTGGCTCTGCGCCGTGCTGCTGGCGTTTGTCGCCATCGCCATTCTGGCCCGCGTGCCGGGCCTTCTGGCACCGGACCGTTTCTGGTGCGGCGGCAATTGCCGGCACATGAAGCCATACGCGGACCTGCGCCTGCCGCTGGAGGACCTCGGCGCGGCCCGTGCCACCCTGATCGCGGACAATGGCTATACCGGCGGCAACCTGAGGGTCCTGTTTCCCGGGGCCAGGCTTGTCACCAAGGCCATTCCTGCGCGCACGCCGCCGAGGGACAAATGCCTTTTCGTGTGGGAGGAAGGCGACGAGCGGCCGGTGGCGTCCGCGGAAGAACGCTATCTCAGGAACGCGTTCTGGGCGGCGGCACGTCCGCGTTCGGCAACCTATCTCAACGGTGCCTGGCCGCATCTGTGGCGGGCACCCGGCTGGCGCACGACCTGGTGGGGTGTCGCCGAACTCGAGCCGGATGATCCCATGTGCCGGTAG
- a CDS encoding GNAT family N-acetyltransferase encodes MSRQISIEKARPEHLESIVSIINAGATTVRKDREFADWQDYRPAFEALREAPECDIYVALSESGEVVGTFQIHFLKGVAFKGRPRVELESVHVRANRRGAGIGRKMVEHAERLAAAANACIIQLTSNREREGSHLFYRRLGFEQSHLGYKKMLM; translated from the coding sequence ATGTCTCGACAGATCAGCATTGAAAAAGCCCGGCCCGAGCATCTCGAAAGCATCGTTTCGATCATCAATGCAGGCGCAACCACCGTCCGCAAGGACAGGGAATTTGCCGACTGGCAGGACTACCGGCCCGCCTTCGAGGCGCTTCGCGAGGCGCCGGAATGCGATATCTATGTGGCCTTGTCGGAATCGGGGGAGGTGGTCGGCACCTTTCAGATCCACTTCCTCAAAGGCGTTGCGTTCAAGGGGAGGCCGCGGGTGGAACTGGAAAGCGTGCACGTGCGCGCGAACCGGCGGGGTGCCGGGATCGGCCGAAAAATGGTGGAGCATGCCGAGCGGCTCGCCGCGGCGGCAAACGCCTGCATCATCCAGCTGACCTCGAACAGGGAGCGGGAGGGCTCGCATCTCTTCTATCGCCGCCTCGGCTTTGAGCAGAGCCACCTCGGCTACAAGAAGATGCTGATGTGA
- a CDS encoding DUF930 domain-containing protein, which yields MCAFWLHLVVFVILTDAATWRLPEARPPVPVEVDLLPETGSPVLPDVAPVSEEPATDTDMTALREAPVPEPVPSGSKAGPVDEAAPTWVTATTLLAADVLRDPRSRQAREALATLAGADGREQICALEAMEQLRRDRPGFRPTRLAPHAFRNATFRERMVHVTAGAVRSNRIWYEIAYRCRLETDKDTIVGFEYALGAPVDRALWDEHGLAPIH from the coding sequence ATGTGCGCGTTCTGGCTGCATCTGGTGGTGTTCGTGATCCTGACCGATGCGGCCACCTGGCGGCTGCCCGAAGCACGGCCACCGGTTCCGGTCGAGGTGGATCTCCTGCCGGAGACGGGATCACCGGTCCTGCCAGACGTGGCACCGGTTTCCGAGGAGCCGGCAACGGACACGGACATGACGGCCCTCAGGGAGGCGCCGGTGCCGGAGCCGGTCCCGAGCGGCTCAAAAGCCGGCCCGGTCGACGAAGCCGCGCCCACATGGGTCACGGCGACAACCCTGCTTGCGGCCGATGTCCTCAGGGACCCGCGCTCGCGCCAGGCGCGCGAGGCGCTCGCCACCCTGGCGGGGGCGGATGGCCGGGAACAGATCTGCGCGCTGGAAGCCATGGAACAGCTGCGCAGGGACAGGCCGGGCTTCCGGCCGACACGGCTTGCGCCGCACGCCTTCAGGAACGCAACATTCAGGGAGCGAATGGTCCATGTCACCGCGGGCGCGGTGCGCAGCAACCGGATCTGGTATGAAATCGCCTATCGGTGCCGCCTGGAAACGGACAAGGACACGATTGTCGGCTTCGAGTACGCGCTGGGAGCACCGGTGGACCGGGCGCTCTGGGACGAACACGGACTGGCTCCGATCCATTGA
- a CDS encoding DUF2147 domain-containing protein, whose protein sequence is MLKSVLTAAILAAGLTAATPSLSQAADAKGDWVRPNGASKIRISSCGGSLCGKLIWLREPRSDTQNPDASKRERPLVGVQIVQSMKPTARDNQWKGKVYNAEDGKTYTGFIELTSSNKLKLEGCVMGGLICKGETWTRAN, encoded by the coding sequence ATGCTGAAATCAGTCCTGACCGCCGCCATTCTGGCGGCCGGTCTCACAGCCGCCACGCCGTCACTGTCGCAGGCCGCCGACGCCAAGGGCGACTGGGTTCGCCCCAACGGCGCCTCCAAGATCCGCATCAGCTCCTGCGGCGGCTCCCTGTGCGGCAAGCTGATCTGGCTGCGTGAACCGCGCAGCGATACCCAGAATCCCGACGCTTCCAAGCGCGAGCGGCCTCTGGTCGGGGTACAGATCGTCCAGTCCATGAAACCTACAGCCAGGGACAACCAGTGGAAGGGCAAGGTCTACAATGCGGAAGACGGCAAGACCTATACCGGCTTCATCGAACTGACCTCTTCCAACAAGTTGAAACTGGAGGGCTGTGTCATGGGCGGGTTGATCTGCAAGGGCGAAACCTGGACCAGGGCAAACTGA
- a CDS encoding DUF2147 domain-containing protein, whose translation MFCRSNFLIRLSPLKAWLAAAAILVSSGSLAHAAPDITGSWKTPAGAVIQIRSCGKEPCGRIVDFPPPKGYTVRSTPDLNNKDQSKQQRKILGLKVLWRLKPASDGWKGRVYDPRRGFSANATVRRTGATSLEVQGCVRVVFNVCEKETWRKVN comes from the coding sequence GTGTTTTGTAGGTCAAACTTCCTCATTCGTCTTTCGCCCCTGAAGGCGTGGCTGGCTGCGGCCGCCATTCTGGTCTCCTCCGGCAGCCTCGCTCACGCGGCCCCGGACATCACCGGCAGCTGGAAAACACCCGCCGGGGCGGTGATCCAGATCCGAAGCTGCGGCAAGGAGCCCTGCGGCCGGATTGTCGATTTCCCCCCTCCCAAGGGCTACACGGTCAGGTCGACGCCCGACCTCAACAACAAGGACCAGTCAAAACAGCAGCGCAAGATCCTGGGCCTCAAGGTCCTGTGGCGGCTTAAACCCGCATCCGACGGCTGGAAAGGGCGGGTCTACGACCCCCGCCGCGGCTTCAGCGCCAACGCCACCGTGCGCCGGACAGGGGCCACCTCGCTGGAGGTCCAGGGCTGTGTGCGGGTGGTCTTCAATGTCTGCGAGAAGGAAACCTGGCGGAAGGTGAACTGA
- a CDS encoding penicillin acylase family protein — protein MQSQKVSQSAGPAAEKGRIDRDALGVARIRAASRKDAMYLTGYAMAADRIFQMDLSRRRAAGRLAEICGPDVLASDRRARTLGYHRTATMAAEQLPRDHQNLLQAFADGVNAYLNGGQLDSRFPFKDLAYAPEAWTPVDTLSLQVLFCDFLTNEIESKRCRTILKSELPEDLYDALTSEFDVFTSPLIGAEGPPVTFPDDPWQHLGTRPDERPGPGTIIPGFPLTVPGSNAWTATDPSNSVAPLLANDLHLGLTLPSPLLPIAWQYGTVSAAGFAIPGLPYFLCGATSKIAWGLTNFCADTLDLIAISPSEDGRTCQTASGPHPLREVTETIHVRGADPVKHTRTESVWGTVLDEPLAGKAVACRWTALDPAHVDAGWLDVETAQSAEQALDICRKAGGPPVNFHVGDIDGHAGWGVTGRIPVREGEDHLTCLDGACQPPGPAKTLPAEMLPRAFDPPTGHLVSANHRMVARSKDLQLGQNFGSGFRFHRISRVLDREEGHELPVSLALQHDTDPGFFDFYAQLAADALEAAPTCEGPKDDILSALSRMLSRDRIEPGLSIAAGMRDTLLNELLSTLIGPGVLRHPDMVWSWRNVEAPLRALLADRARITFPFTAAFEGWEAYIADVTLEASRHAPMRHVSDVRSEFAGLVSGWSASDLSLPGEEHLGTRYSVCVGAGRAGAVARLLTRPGGPLHFQLPGGVSEDPNHPHYGSTHELWRTGTPTELPLTTAADA, from the coding sequence ATGCAATCCCAGAAGGTGTCACAATCGGCCGGGCCAGCGGCAGAAAAAGGCCGCATAGACAGGGATGCCCTGGGTGTGGCGCGCATCCGGGCCGCGAGCCGCAAAGACGCGATGTATCTGACAGGCTATGCGATGGCGGCCGACAGGATCTTCCAGATGGACCTCTCGCGCCGAAGGGCCGCGGGGCGGCTGGCGGAGATATGCGGGCCAGATGTGCTCGCTTCGGACCGCCGGGCGCGCACCCTGGGGTACCATCGCACCGCAACAATGGCCGCCGAGCAATTGCCGAGGGACCACCAGAACCTGCTCCAGGCCTTTGCGGATGGCGTGAATGCCTATTTGAACGGCGGGCAGTTGGACAGCCGGTTTCCCTTCAAAGATCTGGCCTATGCGCCCGAGGCCTGGACGCCCGTCGATACGCTGTCGCTTCAGGTGTTGTTTTGCGATTTTCTGACCAATGAAATCGAAAGCAAACGATGCAGGACAATCCTGAAATCGGAACTCCCCGAAGATCTCTACGACGCTCTGACCAGTGAGTTCGACGTCTTCACATCGCCTTTGATTGGCGCCGAGGGCCCGCCTGTCACCTTTCCGGACGATCCCTGGCAGCATTTGGGCACCCGGCCGGATGAGCGTCCCGGGCCGGGTACGATCATCCCGGGATTTCCCCTGACCGTGCCGGGGTCAAACGCATGGACGGCAACCGATCCGTCCAACAGCGTGGCTCCCCTGCTGGCGAACGATCTGCATCTTGGCTTGACCCTGCCAAGCCCGCTTCTGCCGATCGCATGGCAATATGGCACGGTATCGGCAGCCGGATTTGCGATCCCGGGGCTGCCCTATTTTCTCTGTGGGGCCACGTCGAAAATCGCCTGGGGTCTGACGAATTTCTGCGCGGACACATTAGATTTGATTGCCATATCGCCGTCCGAGGATGGCAGGACTTGCCAGACGGCATCCGGACCGCACCCCCTGCGCGAGGTGACCGAGACCATCCATGTCCGGGGGGCCGATCCGGTGAAGCACACCCGCACGGAAAGCGTCTGGGGCACCGTTCTGGACGAACCGCTTGCCGGCAAAGCTGTCGCCTGCCGCTGGACCGCGCTTGATCCCGCACATGTCGATGCCGGATGGCTTGATGTCGAAACGGCGCAAAGTGCCGAGCAGGCCCTCGATATTTGCCGGAAGGCTGGGGGGCCTCCGGTGAATTTCCATGTCGGGGATATCGACGGTCATGCGGGCTGGGGTGTCACGGGTCGGATTCCCGTCCGCGAGGGTGAGGACCATTTGACGTGTCTGGATGGGGCGTGCCAGCCTCCAGGGCCCGCCAAGACCCTGCCGGCTGAGATGCTCCCGCGTGCTTTCGACCCGCCGACCGGCCATCTGGTCTCTGCCAATCACCGGATGGTGGCGCGCAGCAAAGACCTTCAGCTGGGCCAGAATTTCGGCAGCGGTTTCCGGTTTCACCGCATCAGCCGCGTGCTGGACCGCGAGGAAGGCCACGAACTGCCGGTATCGCTTGCATTACAGCATGATACCGATCCCGGTTTTTTCGACTTTTATGCACAATTGGCCGCGGATGCCCTGGAGGCCGCGCCGACATGCGAAGGCCCGAAGGACGACATCTTGAGCGCCCTCAGCCGGATGCTCTCAAGAGACAGGATAGAACCCGGGCTCAGCATCGCTGCGGGGATGCGCGATACGCTATTGAACGAATTGCTCTCAACCCTCATCGGGCCGGGCGTGCTGCGTCATCCCGACATGGTCTGGTCCTGGCGCAATGTCGAAGCCCCGCTTCGGGCCCTGCTTGCGGACCGGGCCAGGATCACGTTCCCGTTCACGGCGGCCTTTGAGGGGTGGGAGGCCTACATTGCAGATGTCACCCTCGAAGCGTCCCGCCATGCACCGATGCGCCATGTCTCCGACGTAAGATCCGAGTTCGCCGGTCTTGTCTCCGGCTGGAGTGCATCGGACCTGTCATTGCCAGGGGAAGAGCATCTTGGAACCCGGTATTCGGTATGCGTGGGGGCGGGGCGCGCCGGTGCCGTGGCGCGCCTGCTGACGCGTCCCGGCGGGCCGCTGCACTTTCAGCTGCCGGGCGGTGTTTCGGAGGACCCGAACCATCCCCATTACGGATCGACGCACGAATTGTGGCGCACAGGAACGCCAACGGAGTTGCCCTTGACCACGGCGGCTGATGCGTGA